The following coding sequences lie in one Actinomycetota bacterium genomic window:
- a CDS encoding dTDP-4-dehydrorhamnose 3,5-epimerase family protein — MQANPLSIEGVWSFTPLLRPDDRGVFLESFKQNLLAETIGHELNLQQMNISVSKQGTVRGVHFAQLPPGQAKYVQCFAGRILDVVIDIRVGSPTFGQWDAIELDDQVHTSLYISEGLGHAFCALSDSATVGYLCSEPYAPGREHGINPLDPALDLPWPQGKQTVLSPKDSAAPSLAEAAEAGLLPSYADCQAFIATLS; from the coding sequence GTGCAGGCCAACCCGCTCAGTATTGAAGGTGTGTGGTCCTTCACTCCACTTCTGCGACCCGATGATCGAGGAGTGTTCCTGGAATCCTTCAAGCAGAATCTGCTCGCGGAAACCATCGGGCATGAGTTGAATTTGCAGCAGATGAACATCTCGGTCTCCAAACAAGGCACTGTTCGCGGGGTGCATTTCGCGCAGCTTCCGCCAGGACAAGCAAAATACGTCCAATGCTTTGCTGGCCGAATTCTTGACGTGGTCATCGACATTCGCGTTGGCTCCCCGACCTTTGGCCAATGGGATGCGATCGAACTCGATGACCAAGTGCACACCAGCCTCTACATCTCTGAAGGCCTCGGGCATGCATTTTGCGCCTTGAGTGACTCAGCCACCGTGGGCTACCTCTGCTCGGAGCCATATGCGCCCGGTCGCGAGCACGGCATCAATCCTCTCGACCCGGCACTGGACCTGCCTTGGCCCCAAGGCAAGCAGACCGTCCTTTCGCCAAAGGATTCGGCCGCACCAAGTCTTGCTGAAGCCGCTGAGGCTGGGCTGCTGCCAAGCTATGCCGACTGTCAGGCATTCATCGCCACACTGAGTTAG